The uncultured Cohaesibacter sp. genomic sequence ATCATTTCGACGCCGCCGTGCAGGACCCTCTGCGAGTGCGGATGCTGACCCATGCGGATGGTTTGCGGCTGAAACCGGAATTGTCCCGCATCTACAAGAATCAGGAGACCCACGATCCGCTTGATCTCAATCGGGCGCAGGCTCTTGCCATGCTGGATGAGGAAATTCCGGTGGGCGTGCTCTATTCCAATCCGGATGTGCCTTGCTATGACGAATTGCGCAAAGGCAAGCGCCCGAGCACGCCACAACTGGTGGAAACTGTTCTCAACGAAGAATTCGACAAGGTCGGCATTTGGCCCGAAGGCCAGCAAACGACCTCAACCGGGGAGTGACCGATCATGCAGGTGGCTCAAATTTCAACGGCCCCTCAGGGTCTGGGCACTGACGCTTCCATGGAGGATGCCGCATTGACGGGCCTTCGTCCGGCGCTCTTTGCCCGCTACAACGCGCTCGACAGCTTGCGCTATGACTACCCTCTTGTCCTCATCGAGGGAGAAGAGGTGGAAAAACCGCTTATGCCGCTATGTCACATCGTGGACGAAGCCCTGCGGCTGGTGGCCCCACAAGGACCGGATGGAGAGGACCTGCGCCAACAGGTTTTGCGCCTTGAACAGCGCATGCGCGACAAGGTGGCAGCGGGAGCGGAAGAAAAGCTCTCCGAGCTTTGGCGTATCAGTGAAGCGGAGCTCGTGGCAGAATGCGGCCAGTCGGCATTTGGCCCTCTTGATCAGTCTCTGGATAGAGCAAGGCAGGCCATCACTCTGGATGGTCGGGTTATCGGCTGCACCGAGGCAACACCGGGCAAGGTTCTGGCGCATGTCTGGCAATCCATGCATCTGGCACGGGCCCGCAAGTTCCGCTACAAGGTCGACCGGCTTGTGCTCCGGCTCAATGACATTCTGAAGTCGGATCATATCAAGTCTGATGAGGCCCATAGCCCTGAAGCCCTAGCCAAATCCATGGGGCTGGATGGCGATAAATCCATCGACTTCAGTGCCCTGTCAAACATCCTGCATCGTGCCCGCCCAGAAGACCGACTACCAGCCGACAGGGTGGCCCGCATCAAGCATGTGTTGCAGGTTCTTCAGACACAGGCCTTCTTCGGACCGGGCCGGGCGACCTATAGCTATCCGGACAAGGCGGTGTGTTATAGCTATGTGTTCAAAAGCTGCACAGATGCGCTGGATGCCTATCGGGATCGGCTGCCAAGCGTCATTGAGTTCACCAAGGCTCTGGCAATTGCGGAAATGGAAGTGGAGAATAAATATGTTCCCGACTTGCATGATGCGGTCTTTGCCAGTTTCGATGAGAGCGATCTGACTGAGGAGCAGATGGCCTTCCTGCCACCTGCCATGATCTTCCTCAGAGACGGGGAGACGGCTTCCTCCGAGATCGCCCGTGCCTATGAAGCACTTGCCTGCGGATTGCCCATCAAGGTGATGATCCAGGTGGATGACATTCTCGGGCCGACATCTCTGGAACCACCGATCAACTCTTTC encodes the following:
- a CDS encoding ferredoxin encodes the protein MQVAQISTAPQGLGTDASMEDAALTGLRPALFARYNALDSLRYDYPLVLIEGEEVEKPLMPLCHIVDEALRLVAPQGPDGEDLRQQVLRLEQRMRDKVAAGAEEKLSELWRISEAELVAECGQSAFGPLDQSLDRARQAITLDGRVIGCTEATPGKVLAHVWQSMHLARARKFRYKVDRLVLRLNDILKSDHIKSDEAHSPEALAKSMGLDGDKSIDFSALSNILHRARPEDRLPADRVARIKHVLQVLQTQAFFGPGRATYSYPDKAVCYSYVFKSCTDALDAYRDRLPSVIEFTKALAIAEMEVENKYVPDLHDAVFASFDESDLTEEQMAFLPPAMIFLRDGETASSEIARAYEALACGLPIKVMIQVDDILGPTSLEPPINSFGAGTTRLASMAMGINNAFVVQGSSAHMARMQDDMVRAMHYGGPAMFSIYSGATKSVPGVPAYILAAAATEARLFPNFSYDPSAGADLASRFDLSANPQMEKDWPDHALRYEDPTGVRKEETVRFTFGDFALADTRYHRFCEAVGRKNWSGDMVPFEEWLETSGASDDIKRAYLQGVDRQDALMRIVVDDKIVVAARRCKDAWNRLQELAGINNSHVLAQMAEERRKREALLAELSSEAAGPVVAEPVEPVAETPQPPAEPQADSQDNDGATAEVLEDMPWIETPRCTTCNECRQINDQLFGYNENMQAFIADPDAGTYRQLVEAAEGCQVSIIHPGQPRNPSEPDLDDLMERAKPFL